Proteins from a genomic interval of Kaistia defluvii:
- a CDS encoding LacI family DNA-binding transcriptional regulator, protein MADVAERAGVSTMTVSRALKKGGPISDETRRRIMAAVDELGYVLDQTAGTLSSKRSGFVATLIPSINNSNFSDTVRGVSEAIEGSGLQLLLGRTDYLVEKEETLLESMLTRRPEGIILTGGSHSPRSRRLLESVGIPVIETWDLPQEPVEHVVGFSNAAAIRALVHDLYVRGYRNIGFIGGTSNRDTRGADRRVGYSQAITELQLGPSRIISFGSPPISMEQGGEAIVQLVEQWPEVDAAICVSDLSAFGALMECHRRGWAVPGRIAIAGFGDFEVSRCAHPRLTTVSVDAFEIGRTAGRLLLRAIEARREGQRIAPETHKMPFRVIQREST, encoded by the coding sequence ATGGCCGACGTCGCCGAGCGTGCCGGCGTCTCGACCATGACGGTATCGCGCGCGCTGAAGAAGGGCGGCCCGATCTCGGACGAAACCCGCCGCCGGATCATGGCCGCGGTCGACGAACTCGGCTACGTGCTCGACCAGACCGCCGGCACGCTCTCGTCCAAGCGCTCGGGCTTCGTCGCCACGCTGATCCCCTCGATCAACAATTCCAACTTCTCCGACACAGTGCGCGGCGTCAGCGAGGCGATCGAAGGCAGCGGATTGCAGCTCCTGCTCGGCCGCACCGACTATCTCGTCGAGAAGGAGGAAACGCTGCTGGAATCCATGCTGACGCGCCGGCCGGAAGGCATCATCCTGACCGGGGGCTCGCACAGCCCGCGTTCGCGGCGGCTGCTGGAATCGGTCGGCATTCCCGTCATCGAGACCTGGGACCTGCCGCAGGAGCCGGTCGAGCATGTCGTCGGCTTTTCCAACGCGGCAGCCATCCGCGCCTTGGTGCACGACCTCTACGTGCGCGGCTACCGCAACATCGGCTTCATCGGCGGCACCAGCAATCGCGACACCCGCGGCGCCGATCGCCGCGTCGGCTACAGCCAGGCGATCACCGAACTGCAACTCGGCCCATCCCGCATCATTTCGTTCGGCAGTCCGCCGATCTCGATGGAACAAGGCGGCGAGGCGATCGTCCAGCTGGTCGAGCAATGGCCCGAGGTCGATGCCGCGATCTGCGTTTCCGATCTCTCCGCCTTCGGAGCGCTGATGGAATGCCATCGGCGCGGCTGGGCCGTGCCGGGCCGGATCGCCATCGCCGGCTTCGGCGATTTCGAGGTGTCGCGCTGCGCCCATCCGCGCCTCACGACGGTTTCCGTCGATGCGTTCGAGATCGGCCGCACGGCGGGCCGCCTGCTACTGCGCGCGATCGAGGCGCGGCGCGAGGGCCAGCGGATCGCACCGGAGACCCACAAAATGCCGTTCCGGGTGATCCAGCGCGAAAGCACGTGA